From the genome of Hyalangium ruber, one region includes:
- a CDS encoding peptidoglycan-binding protein has protein sequence MPSPSLHPSLASSTLSLNSRGPEVAELQRRLAAAGFAPGAADGQFGARTEAAVRDFQRAHGLTVDGAVGPRTWAALGVQAEPPTAATGGGISLQQLQDLMPRLSDSRAAACLPHLNAAMAEADITTPQRQAAFLAQLAHESGELRFFEEIASGEAYEGRKDLGNTEPGDGPRYKGRGPIQLTGRSNYRTAGRALGIDLEGNPTRAADLDIGFRVAGWYWKGRGLNALADAGDFREITRRINGGFNGLAQREAYHRLALELLSV, from the coding sequence ATGCCCTCGCCCTCGCTCCACCCTTCGCTCGCCTCCAGCACCCTGAGCCTGAACTCGCGCGGCCCGGAGGTCGCCGAGCTCCAACGCAGGCTCGCGGCGGCGGGCTTCGCTCCCGGCGCGGCGGATGGCCAATTCGGCGCGAGGACCGAGGCGGCGGTCCGGGACTTCCAGCGGGCCCACGGCCTCACCGTGGACGGCGCGGTGGGCCCTCGGACCTGGGCGGCGCTCGGAGTCCAGGCCGAGCCGCCCACGGCCGCCACGGGCGGGGGCATCTCCCTGCAACAGCTTCAGGACCTCATGCCCAGGCTGTCGGACAGCCGTGCCGCCGCGTGCCTGCCCCACCTCAACGCCGCGATGGCCGAGGCGGACATCACCACCCCTCAGCGCCAGGCGGCCTTCCTCGCGCAGCTGGCCCACGAGAGCGGCGAGCTGCGCTTCTTCGAGGAGATCGCCTCCGGAGAGGCGTACGAGGGACGCAAGGACCTGGGCAACACCGAGCCGGGGGATGGCCCTCGCTACAAGGGCCGGGGCCCGATCCAGCTCACGGGCCGATCCAACTACCGGACCGCCGGTCGGGCGCTGGGCATCGACCTGGAGGGCAATCCTACCCGCGCCGCGGACCTGGACATCGGCTTCCGCGTGGCGGGCTGGTACTGGAAGGGCCGGGGGCTCAACGCGCTCGCGGACGCGGGCGACTTCCGGGAAATCACCCGCCGCATCAACGGGGGCTTCAACGGGCTGGCCCAGCGCGAGGCCTACCACCGACTCGCGCTGGAGCTCCTCTCCGTGTAG
- a CDS encoding helix-turn-helix domain-containing protein: protein MHLGATLRLLRVDAGLSLRDLARRIGVSSAYLSRVEHGLDAVPTPERLAAIARELDVPPTLLMDVAHRVSPFVSSYLEQEPGAGQLFLDIARRRLTGPQLARVRRLLDEEFPLREARRDEPVPTLANLLAPERLVVQLSCARLEDALDVAAGRLTSACPGVGAAQLVAALRQRESEVSSAVGNGVAVPHALIAGTHPTAALVTLASPLSVDTPDGLPLRLLVVLVSAERGRSHLVRLAHVARLASHGLADRLFEAQHPQELLEQLGAMETLC from the coding sequence ATGCACCTGGGAGCCACACTGCGTTTGTTGCGAGTGGATGCGGGCCTCTCTCTGAGAGACCTGGCCCGCCGCATTGGCGTCTCCAGCGCGTACCTCAGCCGGGTGGAGCACGGCCTGGACGCGGTGCCCACGCCCGAGCGGCTCGCCGCCATCGCCCGGGAACTGGACGTGCCCCCCACGCTGCTGATGGACGTGGCGCACCGGGTGAGCCCCTTCGTCTCCAGCTACCTGGAGCAGGAGCCCGGGGCCGGACAGCTCTTCCTGGACATCGCGCGGCGGCGGCTGACCGGGCCGCAGCTTGCCCGCGTGCGGCGGCTCCTCGACGAGGAGTTTCCCCTGCGAGAGGCCCGCCGCGACGAGCCCGTGCCCACGCTGGCGAACCTGCTGGCTCCCGAGCGGCTGGTCGTCCAGCTCTCCTGTGCGAGGCTGGAGGATGCGCTGGATGTGGCCGCGGGGCGTCTGACCTCGGCCTGCCCCGGAGTCGGAGCCGCGCAACTGGTGGCGGCGCTGCGGCAGCGCGAGAGCGAGGTCTCCAGCGCGGTGGGCAATGGCGTCGCCGTACCCCACGCCCTCATCGCCGGCACCCATCCCACGGCGGCGCTGGTGACCCTGGCCAGCCCGCTGAGTGTGGACACGCCGGATGGGCTGCCACTGCGGTTGTTGGTGGTCCTCGTGAGCGCCGAGCGGGGGCGTTCCCACCTCGTCCGGCTGGCCCATGTGGCGCGGCTGGCGAGCCATGGCCTGGCGGATCGCCTCTTCGAGGCCCAGCACCCCCAGGAGCTGCTCGAGCAGCTGGGCGCCATGGAGACCCTGTGCTGA
- a CDS encoding cation:proton antiporter, with protein sequence MHALIHSPLTLLIVQLIVIISASRLIGKVARWMGQPLVIAEVVAGIVLGPSLLGWLAPDFMQSLFPATAMPTLKMLADVGLILFMFLIGLELDPKLLKGRGHSSVAISHTSIIVPFALGSVAALWLYPRLSSPEVAFSSFVLFMGVAMSITAFPVLARILTERGLMQSKVGVIAITCAAVDDVTAWCLLAFVVSIVRATDLSHAAITTVMALGYIFFMLMAVRPFLHRLGARVANKEGLTQNVVAATLVLLLASTWATELIGIHALFGAFMLGAVIPKEGGLAQALAEKLEDVAVVLLLPVFFAYSGLRTQLGLLNSPEAWTICGLIIVLACLGKFGGSAVAARLTGLRWREAGAVGILMNTRGLMELIVLNLGLDLGVISPTLFTMMVIMALVTTFMTTPLLKWIYPPAELARDRVGIAPVVSGAPPFTVLMCVSHGQTGPGMVALGQALTRGSTDSSQLYALHLSSPTERALFPARQSPKPSEEGALSPLMSSASKLGLTVNPLSFVSMEPALDICRTAEAKRADLVLLGWHKPLFSQTMLGGTVHEVMKDASTNVAVLVDRGLSEIRRVLVPFIGSRHDRAALDLARRLLQHTGAEVTVLHVTQPERDTASTVGRSLVDELFPEQSGRVRFKAVAHATPEEAALQEATQGYELIVIGVGAEWGLEDRLFGLHRERLIGESSCSLLIVRQPEPLAEKASASSSVEALPVAR encoded by the coding sequence GTCGCTGTTCCCCGCCACCGCCATGCCGACGCTGAAGATGCTGGCCGACGTGGGCCTCATCCTCTTCATGTTCCTCATCGGCCTGGAGCTGGATCCGAAGCTGCTCAAGGGGCGCGGCCACAGCTCGGTGGCCATCAGCCACACGAGCATCATCGTTCCCTTCGCGCTGGGCTCGGTGGCGGCACTGTGGCTCTACCCGCGGCTGTCGAGCCCGGAGGTGGCCTTCAGCTCCTTCGTGCTCTTCATGGGCGTGGCGATGAGCATCACCGCCTTCCCGGTGCTGGCGCGCATCCTCACCGAGCGCGGGCTGATGCAATCGAAGGTGGGCGTCATCGCCATCACCTGCGCCGCGGTGGACGACGTGACGGCGTGGTGTCTGCTGGCCTTCGTGGTGTCCATCGTCCGGGCCACGGACCTGAGCCACGCGGCGATCACGACGGTGATGGCGCTCGGCTACATCTTCTTCATGCTGATGGCGGTGCGTCCCTTCCTGCATCGGCTGGGCGCACGCGTGGCCAACAAGGAAGGGCTCACCCAGAACGTCGTCGCCGCCACGCTGGTGCTGCTGCTGGCCTCGACCTGGGCCACGGAGCTCATCGGCATCCACGCGCTCTTTGGCGCCTTCATGCTGGGCGCCGTCATCCCCAAGGAGGGCGGGCTGGCTCAGGCGCTGGCGGAGAAGCTGGAGGACGTGGCGGTGGTGCTGCTACTGCCCGTGTTCTTCGCCTACAGCGGCCTGCGCACCCAGCTGGGGCTGCTCAACAGCCCCGAGGCGTGGACGATCTGCGGGCTCATCATCGTCCTGGCCTGCCTGGGCAAGTTCGGCGGCAGCGCGGTGGCGGCCCGGCTGACGGGCCTGCGCTGGCGCGAGGCGGGCGCGGTGGGAATCCTCATGAACACCCGAGGCCTGATGGAGCTCATCGTCCTCAACCTCGGCCTCGACCTGGGCGTCATCTCCCCCACCCTGTTCACGATGATGGTCATCATGGCCCTGGTGACGACCTTCATGACCACGCCGCTCTTGAAGTGGATCTACCCGCCCGCGGAGTTGGCGCGAGACCGCGTGGGCATCGCCCCGGTGGTGAGCGGCGCACCGCCCTTCACCGTGCTGATGTGCGTCTCTCACGGCCAAACGGGGCCGGGCATGGTGGCGCTGGGACAGGCGCTCACGCGAGGAAGCACGGACAGCTCCCAGCTCTACGCCCTCCACCTCAGCTCTCCGACGGAGCGGGCGCTCTTCCCGGCCCGGCAGAGTCCGAAGCCCTCCGAGGAAGGCGCCCTGTCGCCGCTGATGAGCAGCGCCAGCAAGCTGGGCCTGACGGTGAATCCCCTCTCCTTCGTCTCCATGGAGCCGGCGCTGGACATCTGCCGCACCGCCGAGGCCAAGCGCGCGGATCTCGTCCTGCTCGGCTGGCACAAGCCGCTGTTCAGCCAGACCATGCTGGGCGGCACTGTCCACGAGGTGATGAAGGACGCCAGCACGAACGTGGCCGTGCTGGTGGACCGAGGCCTGTCCGAGATCCGCCGGGTGCTGGTGCCCTTCATCGGCAGCCGGCATGACCGCGCGGCGCTCGACCTGGCGCGGCGACTGCTCCAGCACACGGGCGCGGAGGTGACAGTGCTGCACGTCACCCAACCCGAGCGGGATACGGCCAGCACGGTCGGTCGCTCCCTGGTGGATGAGCTCTTCCCCGAGCAGTCCGGCCGGGTGCGCTTCAAGGCCGTGGCGCACGCGACTCCCGAGGAGGCGGCGCTGCAGGAGGCGACACAGGGCTATGAGCTCATCGTGATCGGTGTCGGCGCGGAGTGGGGCCTCGAGGACCGGCTCTTCGGTCTGCACCGCGAGCGCCTCATCGGAGAGTCCTCTTGCTCCCTGCTCATCGTCCGCCAGCCGGAGCCGCTGGCCGAGAAGGCCTCGGCGTCCTCTTCGGTCGAAGCACTTCCCGTAGCGAGGTGA